The window AAGGTTTAAATTTCGGAGCAATAGAAATTCCGGCTACCGGAAATCCGTTGCCCATACCTTTGGCCATGGTGTATACATCGGCTTCTACACCAGCCCAATCGTGCGAATAAAACAATCCTGTTCTACCGTAACCGCACTGCACTGAATCGGCAATGTAAACGGCATTGTACTCATCGCAAAGCGAGCGTATTTTTTGCAGGAAACTTTTCGAAGCTTCTTTAATTCCGCCAACACCCTGAATACCCTCAACAATTACAGCACAAATTTCATTGCCTTGCGTTTTAAAAGTTTCCTCCAAAGCCACCTCGTTATTGTGCGGCAAAAAGATTACGTTCTCGGTTTGATTAACCGGGGCTACAATTTTAGGATTATCGGTTACTGCCACTGCCAAAGAGGTACGGCCATGAAAAGCACCGCTAAAAGCAATTACCTTTTTTCTTCCATTGTAAAAAGAAGCCAGTTTAAGTGCATTTTCATTGGCTTCTGCGCCCGAGTTACATAAAAATAACTGAAAATCTTTTTTGCCCGATACTTCACCCAGCTTCTCAGCCAGTTGTACCTGCAAAGGAATTTTAACTGAATTAGAATAAAATCCCACTTTACTTAACTGATCGGTTAAACGACTTACGTAATGCGGGTTGGTATGGCCAATTGAAATTACAGCATGACCGCCGTATAAATCTAAATATTGTTGTCCGTTAGCATCCCAAACATTACTGCCGGATGCTTTGGTAATTTCTATATCGTTAAGTGGGTAAACGTCGAATAAGTTCATTTTATTAAGGTTTTTGTCATTCTGAGGAACGAAGAATCTGTTTCGTAAGTTGCAGATGCTTCGTGCCTCAGCATGACAGGTTATTAAAAGTTCGCGGCTTTCAACTTCAAGCCTGCAGTTTCCTCCAGTCCGAACATTAAGTTCATATTCTGAACCGCTTGTCCACTGGCACCTTTTAACAGGTTATCGATAATGCTGATTACAAATAGTTTATTGCCATGTTTTTCGATATGTACCAATGCTTTATTGGTATTTACAACCTGTTTTAAATCAATATTTTTCCGGCTTACATGCGTAAAAGGATGCGCGCTGTAATAATCTTCGTAAATGGTTTGCGCTTCTTCTAAAGTGAGGTCGCTTTCCATGTACATTGCGGCCAAAATACCACGTGTAAATGCACCCCTTTGTGGGACGAAGTTCAATGTCTGGGCAAGTGAAGGCTGCAACTGCAACAAACTTTCGCTGATCTCATTTAAGTGTTGATGCTCAAAAGCTTTATAAATAGAAAGATTATTATTTCTCCAGCTAAAATGAGAGGTTGTAGCTAAGCTCTGCCCTGCTCCTGTAGAACCTGTAGTAGCATTAATGTGCACTTCTTGGTTTATCAACCCTTTAGCAGCCAATGGCAATAAACCCAACTGGATACAAGTTGCAAAACAACCTGGATTAGCAATATTGTTTGCAGATTTAATTTTATCGCGGTTTAATTCAGGAAGGCCGTAAACAAATTGACGGTTTTCGAAAGTAGATTTTTCGTGTAACCTGAAGTCCTGCGATAAATCTATTACTTTGATGTTTTCGTTAATTGAATTTGCCGCTAAAAACTTCTTTGCATCGCCATGGCCAACGCAAAGAAAAAGCACATCAATATCCTGCGGAATATCATTTACGAAACGTAAATCGGTATCGCCTATTAAATCAGTATGTACATCAGAAATCAGATTTCCGGCATTACTTGTGCTATTTACGAAAGCAATTTCAACATTTGGGTGGTTAACCAAAATGCGTAGCATTTCGCCTCCTGTGTAACCTGCCCCGCCAATTATCCCTGCTTTAATTTTATTCATCGCTATGAGTTTAGTACTATTTTATAAAGAAAAAAATCTTCGTCGTTTGCCTGTTTAATAAAGCCTATACTTTCGTACAAATGCTGTGCATTGTAATTATCTACAGCCGTTTCCAGTTGTACAAATGTAGCACCGGTGGTTTTGGCAAACTCCATGGCGGTTTTAATCAGCTTTTCGCCAATACCTTGTTTACGGTAATTTGCATCAACGTACAAATCGTTTAAGATCCAGTTTTTACTTAATCTTACCGAGGAGTATTTTGGGTATAGCTGCGTAAAACCTATAGCTTGCTGGTTATCCGCATCGATGGCTATAAAAATTACCGATTCGTTGTGCTGCAAACGTTCATCGATAAAAGCCTTGGCCATCCCGATATCCGAAAACTGATTGTAGAATATACGATATTGATTAAACAGACCCGCTACCAGATGGGCTTCATTTATTCCTACTCGTTTAATTCCTATATTATTCACAATCAGTTCTGTCGTTTTGGGTTGATGGATAGGAAAAAAGAATAAATTCCAGGTCATCAGGCCCGTTGTTCATGATTTTATGTTTGTGGCCAGCTTTAATTTGCAAGCCTTTGTTGGCGTTAACGGTAAATGTTTCACCTTCAATTAAAAATGTTGCCTGCCCTTTCAATATGAAGAAAAATTGCGCTGCATAAGTATGAAAGTGCAATTTCTCAGCGGTTTTCGCAGGCATCAGCTCTTGTTTAACCGATGCCTCCGGGCTATTTACAAAATTCCAACCATCACAATTATCGCCCCATTT is drawn from Pedobacter sp. HDW13 and contains these coding sequences:
- a CDS encoding aspartate aminotransferase family protein, which produces MNLFDVYPLNDIEITKASGSNVWDANGQQYLDLYGGHAVISIGHTNPHYVSRLTDQLSKVGFYSNSVKIPLQVQLAEKLGEVSGKKDFQLFLCNSGAEANENALKLASFYNGRKKVIAFSGAFHGRTSLAVAVTDNPKIVAPVNQTENVIFLPHNNEVALEETFKTQGNEICAVIVEGIQGVGGIKEASKSFLQKIRSLCDEYNAVYIADSVQCGYGRTGLFYSHDWAGVEADVYTMAKGMGNGFPVAGISIAPKFKPWHGELGTTFGGNHLACAAALAVLEIMEQDNLMKNAEEVGNYLIAELKKFEQVKEVRGRGLMIGIELPEELAHVKKELLFKHFIFTGEAKPNVIRLLPALNLTKAHADEFLAAFGKLVK
- the argC gene encoding N-acetyl-gamma-glutamyl-phosphate reductase; translation: MNKIKAGIIGGAGYTGGEMLRILVNHPNVEIAFVNSTSNAGNLISDVHTDLIGDTDLRFVNDIPQDIDVLFLCVGHGDAKKFLAANSINENIKVIDLSQDFRLHEKSTFENRQFVYGLPELNRDKIKSANNIANPGCFATCIQLGLLPLAAKGLINQEVHINATTGSTGAGQSLATTSHFSWRNNNLSIYKAFEHQHLNEISESLLQLQPSLAQTLNFVPQRGAFTRGILAAMYMESDLTLEEAQTIYEDYYSAHPFTHVSRKNIDLKQVVNTNKALVHIEKHGNKLFVISIIDNLLKGASGQAVQNMNLMFGLEETAGLKLKAANF
- a CDS encoding N-acetyltransferase codes for the protein MNNIGIKRVGINEAHLVAGLFNQYRIFYNQFSDIGMAKAFIDERLQHNESVIFIAIDADNQQAIGFTQLYPKYSSVRLSKNWILNDLYVDANYRKQGIGEKLIKTAMEFAKTTGATFVQLETAVDNYNAQHLYESIGFIKQANDEDFFLYKIVLNS
- a CDS encoding cupin domain-containing protein, whose protein sequence is MKEILSKEQCLNHYKWGDNCDGWNFVNSPEASVKQELMPAKTAEKLHFHTYAAQFFFILKGQATFLIEGETFTVNANKGLQIKAGHKHKIMNNGPDDLEFILFSYPSTQNDRTDCE